Within the Bacteroidales bacterium genome, the region AACCCATATACAATTTTTGGTTTCTTATTGGGCGGTGCTGTTATTTATTGGTTCTCCGGAGCCAGTATTCAGGCTGTAACTACTGGTGCAAGCCGTGCTACAGCATTTATTAAAGACAATATTAACCTTGACCCTAATGCTCCGAAAAAAGCAGATATTAAGACGTCAAAAGCTGTTGTTCAGATTTGTACGCAATATGCGCAAAAAGGGATGTTGAATATTTTTATTGCTGTATTTAGTTTCTCTTTAGCATTTGCCTTCCTTTCTGCTCCAACAGAAAATTCCGTACTCCCTGTTTCTTTATTTATTAGCTATTTGCTTTCTATTGCCTTCTTCGGATTGTATCAAGCCATTTTTATGGCCAATGCGGGTGGTGCTTGGGATAATGCTAAAAAAATAATCGAAGTAGATATGAAAGAAAAAGGAACTCCATTGCATGACGCTTCTGTTGTAGGAGATACTGTTGGTGATCCGTTTAAAGATACTTCTTCCGTTGCGCTTAATCCTGTTATTAAGTTTTCTACTTTGTTTGGATTATTGGCAATGGAAATTGCTATTTCTCCTGCATTTACAGGAATAGCTATTTATTTGGGTCTTGCTTTCTTAGCTGTTGCACTTTATTTTGTGTACAGATCATTCTATAAAATGCGTATTAATAACTAATCGTATTGATATTATAAATCTAAGGGCGACTTTATTTAAGTCGCCCTTTTTTAATGCTTAATAAAGAATAATTAGCAAAGAAATTTTATTGTAAATACCTTGATATGCAGCTCTGTATGCTATGTAATTTTGATTAATACTAAACTATGTTAATCATTTCACATTTTGTCGTATTTAAACTTTTTTTAGCTTAAAGATTTATACCTTTGCTACGCAAATTTAATTAACATTCACATAGTTCTATTTAATTTTAAAAAATGATAAGCAATAATTTTGAAGCTAGACATATAGGCCCGAGAGCTAATGAAATAGCCGCAATGTTGAAAAAAGTAGAGGCCAACTCATTGGACGAACTAATTGAACAAACGCTCCCTAAAGGATTACAATTAGAAAAACCACTTAATTTACCGGAAGGGATGAATGAATACGAGTATATTCAGCATCTTAAAGACTTAGGAGCGAAAAATAAATTGTTTAAAACGTATATCGGAATGGGTTATTATAATACCATCACTCCGGCAGTTATTCAGCGTAATATGCTTGAAAATCCGGGATGGTATACATCTTATACTCCTTATCAGGCAGAAATTTCTCAAGGTCGTTTGGAAGCCTTGTTGAATTTTCAAACTTTGGTTTCTGATTTATCGGCAATGCCTTTGTCAAATTGTTCTTTACTCGATGAGGGAACATCTTCTGCCGAAGCAATGATAATGTCTTTTAACGCTCGTCCTCGTGCTATGGCAAAAACTGGAGTGAAAAAATATTTTGTCGATAATCAACTTTTCCCTCAAACTAAAGCGGTTTTAGAAACACGTTCTAAGCCTTTAGGAATAGAATTGGTTTATGGTGATTTTGATTCTTTTGATTATAGTAAAGACTTTTTTGGTGCTATTGTACAATATCCAAATGATAAAGGAGAAGTAAAAGATTATAGTCGGTTTGCCGAAAAAGTACATGCTCAAAATGGAGTATTAACTGTTGCCGCCGATTTGATGAGTCTGGTTCTTTTAACTCCTCCCGGTGAATGGGGCGCAGATGCTGTTGTTGGTTCTACACAACGTTTTGGTATTCCAATGGGCTATGGTGGTCCACATGCCGGTTTTTTAGCAACTACCGAAAAATATAAAAGAAATATGCCCGGTCGTATTATTGGGGTGTCAAAAGATGTTTACGGACGACCTGCTTTACGTATGGCTCTGCAAACACGTGAGCAACATATTAAACGCGAAAGGGCGACTTCAAATATTTGTACAGCTCAGGCGTTGCTTGCTTCTATGGCGGCAATGTACGCCGTTTATCACGGTCCTGAAGGAATAAAAGCTATTGCTGCTGATATTCATCAAAATGCTGTGGCTTTAGAAAGTGGTTTGGAAAGCCTTGGCTTTAAGCAAAGCAATGAAGTCTATTTTGATACTTTGAATATTGTTGATGTTGAAAATATAGATACTATTCGTGAATTGGCTGAGGAACGAGAAATCAATTTCCGCTATACAGAAAATACCATTGGGATTAGTATAGACGAAACAACTAGTATTGAAGATTTAAACGATATTCTTGAAGTTTTTGCTTTGGTAAATAACGAGAATGAATCTATAGCAATGGACGATGAGGTGATGGAGGGCATTATTCCTGAGGCTTTTAAACGAAAGTCAGTATTTCTTGAACATCAGGTTTTTAACAGCTATCATTCCGAAACGGAAATGATGCGATATTTAAAAAAACTTGAGATTAAAGATTTGTCGCTTAACCGTTCAATGATTCCTTTAGGATCTTGTACTATGAAATTAAATCCAGCGGTGAGCATGTTCTCTTTGAGTTGGCCGGAATTTGGAGCTATTCATCCTTTTGTTCCGGTAAACCAAGTAGAAGGTTATCAGGAGCTGATTAAAAATTTAGAAAGCGATTTATGTGAAATTACGGGTTTTGCTGCAATGTCGTTTCAGCCTAATTCTGGTGCTAGTGGAGAATATACGGGTCTTTTAGTAATTAGAGCGTATCATCAAAGTCAAGGAAATTTCGATCGTAAAGTTTGTTTAATTCCATCATCGGCACACGGAACTAATCCGGCAAGTGCTGTTATGGCAGGCTTTGATGTGGTGGTGGTAAAAGCCAACGAAAAAGGAGAGATTGACATGGACGATCTTAAAGCAAAAGCCGAAGCTAATAAAGAAAAATTAGGTGCTTTAATGATAACTTATCCTTCTACTCACGGTGTTTTTGAAGCTTCTGTTTTAGATATTATGGATATTATTCATAATTATGGTGGACAGGTTTATATGGA harbors:
- the gcvP gene encoding aminomethyl-transferring glycine dehydrogenase; its protein translation is MISNNFEARHIGPRANEIAAMLKKVEANSLDELIEQTLPKGLQLEKPLNLPEGMNEYEYIQHLKDLGAKNKLFKTYIGMGYYNTITPAVIQRNMLENPGWYTSYTPYQAEISQGRLEALLNFQTLVSDLSAMPLSNCSLLDEGTSSAEAMIMSFNARPRAMAKTGVKKYFVDNQLFPQTKAVLETRSKPLGIELVYGDFDSFDYSKDFFGAIVQYPNDKGEVKDYSRFAEKVHAQNGVLTVAADLMSLVLLTPPGEWGADAVVGSTQRFGIPMGYGGPHAGFLATTEKYKRNMPGRIIGVSKDVYGRPALRMALQTREQHIKRERATSNICTAQALLASMAAMYAVYHGPEGIKAIAADIHQNAVALESGLESLGFKQSNEVYFDTLNIVDVENIDTIRELAEEREINFRYTENTIGISIDETTSIEDLNDILEVFALVNNENESIAMDDEVMEGIIPEAFKRKSVFLEHQVFNSYHSETEMMRYLKKLEIKDLSLNRSMIPLGSCTMKLNPAVSMFSLSWPEFGAIHPFVPVNQVEGYQELIKNLESDLCEITGFAAMSFQPNSGASGEYTGLLVIRAYHQSQGNFDRKVCLIPSSAHGTNPASAVMAGFDVVVVKANEKGEIDMDDLKAKAEANKEKLGALMITYPSTHGVFEASVLDIMDIIHNYGGQVYMDGANMNAQVGLTNPGRIGADVCHLNLHKTFAIPHGGGGPGVGPIGVAEHLKQFLPGNPVVEAGGENAISAVASAAFGSPSVLPISYAYIKLLGGEGLTNATKMAILNANYLKDSLKEDYQILYTGENNRVAHEMILDCNSFMHSAALPVIDIAKRLMDYGFHAPTVAFPVHGTLMVEPTESEPLSELNRFIDAMHSIREEIREIEDGKADKENNLIKNAPHTADLIASDEWDFPYSRKTAAFPRPWSNDDKYWAPVGKIDDAYGDRNLFCTCAPVESYEEKFSIKTLN